From Psychroflexus torquis ATCC 700755, the proteins below share one genomic window:
- a CDS encoding ComEC/Rec2 family competence protein produces MKYPNLPVLQICTVFLLGSWIGFFEIGLDFSLYITLTLVLFLLFLMSFFVARRFPATKLLFTAVSLLFLISIGFLNTKIHLPKHQDSHYSRLITIDSTLQNPVIFQGRIIKALKSNAFKDKFELQIQSINSKPYEGKVLLQISKRHDSNLPANSMVSGFGQMQLFKNPQNPQQFNYKDYMATQQMSHFISTEYNHLLIEKEAGFSFLAFGEKIRSTIQNSLQKHDFSKAQLGIIQALLLGQKQDIDPETYDQFSKAGVVHILAVSGLHVGIILIILQFITKGLLSLRYGRVLRNSLVLIGIWGFATLAGYTPSVLRAAVMFSFLSIALNYRRKTSAINTLALSAFFLIMINPYLIFQVGFQLSYMAVISIVILQPRLSKLYSPRYYLDKKVWDITSVTITAQLGVLPLSLYYFHQFPGLFLVSNLIILPGLGILLGGGVIIIALSLLDLLPETLVSLYASSLDALLWVVDWIASQESLIINDIYFTKTILISSLVLFFSLILWDSKQKFRSYFILNLSLVALLLYIYIENRDQIQQEEIVIFQTYRESQLGVLKGSHLTLFSDQPQNIESPELTYHLKNYKTLKGIKRIDFSKLKSSYEINPSEILFVLDSIPVYPKENFDPTYILLKDSPNLNFDRLLQDLKPKQVIADGSNYKTDIERWRNSAQLLGIPFHSTWEDGAYVFPKD; encoded by the coding sequence ATGAAGTACCCCAATCTTCCGGTTTTGCAAATATGCACGGTTTTCTTGTTGGGAAGTTGGATTGGTTTTTTTGAAATTGGACTAGATTTTTCTCTTTATATAACTCTCACCTTAGTACTATTTCTTCTCTTTTTAATGAGCTTTTTTGTGGCAAGACGATTCCCTGCAACAAAACTGCTATTCACTGCTGTTTCTCTTTTATTTTTAATATCAATAGGGTTTCTTAATACCAAAATACACCTACCTAAGCATCAAGATTCTCATTATAGCAGACTCATAACTATTGACTCTACTTTACAAAATCCTGTTATATTCCAAGGTCGTATAATCAAAGCTTTAAAATCCAATGCTTTTAAGGACAAGTTTGAGCTCCAGATACAGTCCATTAATTCTAAGCCATATGAGGGGAAAGTCTTATTACAAATTTCAAAACGTCATGATTCAAATTTACCTGCGAACTCTATGGTTTCAGGTTTTGGACAAATGCAACTTTTTAAGAATCCTCAAAATCCTCAACAATTTAATTATAAAGACTACATGGCTACTCAGCAGATGAGTCATTTTATATCTACCGAATACAATCACTTACTCATCGAAAAAGAAGCAGGATTTAGCTTTTTAGCTTTTGGTGAAAAAATAAGATCCACCATTCAAAATTCGCTCCAGAAGCATGACTTCAGCAAAGCACAATTGGGTATCATACAGGCCCTTTTGCTTGGCCAAAAACAAGATATAGATCCAGAAACCTATGACCAGTTTTCTAAAGCTGGAGTGGTTCATATTTTAGCTGTCTCGGGATTGCATGTGGGTATTATCCTCATCATTTTACAATTTATAACCAAAGGTCTTTTAAGTCTTCGCTATGGTAGAGTATTAAGAAATAGTCTGGTTCTTATTGGTATTTGGGGTTTTGCCACACTTGCCGGTTATACACCTTCGGTGTTGAGAGCAGCAGTCATGTTTTCTTTTTTAAGCATAGCCCTAAACTATAGACGGAAAACAAGCGCCATAAACACCTTGGCTTTATCGGCTTTTTTTTTGATTATGATTAATCCTTATCTCATCTTTCAGGTCGGTTTTCAATTAAGTTACATGGCTGTTATCAGCATTGTTATTCTTCAGCCAAGACTATCTAAACTTTACAGCCCTCGTTATTATCTGGACAAAAAAGTTTGGGATATCACCAGTGTGACTATTACTGCTCAACTCGGCGTACTTCCCCTCAGTTTATATTATTTCCATCAGTTTCCTGGATTATTTTTGGTGAGTAATCTTATTATACTTCCAGGTTTAGGGATACTCTTAGGCGGAGGTGTCATTATTATCGCTTTAAGCCTTCTCGACTTACTACCAGAAACTTTAGTATCACTATACGCTAGCTCACTAGATGCACTCCTTTGGGTGGTCGACTGGATTGCCTCCCAAGAAAGCTTAATTATTAATGACATCTACTTTACAAAAACGATCTTAATATCCAGCTTAGTGTTGTTTTTTAGCTTAATTCTATGGGATTCAAAGCAAAAATTTAGAAGCTATTTTATTCTGAATTTATCGCTAGTAGCTTTACTTCTCTATATTTATATCGAAAACCGAGATCAAATTCAGCAGGAAGAAATCGTTATTTTTCAAACCTATAGAGAGTCTCAACTAGGGGTTTTAAAAGGATCGCATTTGACTTTATTTTCTGATCAGCCTCAAAACATAGAGTCCCCCGAATTGACTTATCATCTCAAGAATTACAAAACTTTGAAAGGAATCAAACGCATTGATTTTTCAAAATTAAAATCTAGTTATGAAATAAATCCTTCTGAAATTTTATTCGTTTTAGATAGCATTCCAGTATATCCCAAAGAAAACTTTGATCCCACCTATATCCTTTTGAAAGATTCGCCAAATCTCAATTTCGATAGATTATTGCAAGATTTAAAGCCTAAACAAGTGATTGCAGATGGAAGTAATTATAAGACTGATATTGAGCGTTGGAGAAATTCTGCGCAACTATTGGGTATTCCCTTTCATTCCACTTGGGAAGATGGAGCTTATGTATTTCCTAAAGATTAA
- a CDS encoding C40 family peptidase, with the protein MVILMVMPMVMVTLMAKRLQKRSFGNSGSAVFIKIKYNLLLSLIFIAVLSSCGSSKRVQQAELKRSNTIQNVVDYSKRYIGTPYKYGGTTSAGMDCSGLIQLSFMQYGIELPRTSRDMSKTGKKLKLKHVNVGDLVFFKISKNRRRINHVGLVVKKTPETIDFIHSSSSRGVMISSINNPFWKKNYVKSMRVVN; encoded by the coding sequence ATGGTTATACTTATGGTTATGCCTATGGTTATGGTTACGCTTATGGCGAAACGCCTTCAAAAAAGAAGTTTTGGAAATTCTGGTAGTGCTGTTTTTATAAAAATTAAATACAATCTTTTATTGTCTTTAATTTTTATAGCAGTCTTAAGTTCTTGCGGTAGCTCAAAACGAGTTCAACAAGCTGAGCTTAAAAGGTCTAATACGATCCAAAATGTTGTCGATTATTCTAAAAGATACATAGGCACACCTTATAAATATGGAGGAACAACTTCTGCTGGAATGGATTGCTCTGGGTTAATACAGCTCTCTTTTATGCAATATGGAATAGAGTTACCAAGAACCTCTAGGGACATGTCCAAGACGGGAAAGAAATTAAAGCTAAAGCACGTAAACGTTGGAGACCTCGTCTTTTTTAAAATTTCCAAAAACAGGAGGAGAATTAACCATGTAGGATTGGTAGTCAAAAAAACACCAGAAACGATTGATTTTATTCATTCCTCTAGCTCCAGAGGAGTTATGATTTCCTCTATCAACAATCCGTTTTGGAAAAAAAATTATGTAAAAAGCATGCGAGTGGTAAATTAA
- a CDS encoding GumC family protein, producing the protein MSENINSNQSTSVQEELKSEGDIKQIIFQYLKYWPWFVVSVFICLSVSFLYLRYTTSIYKTAIQIKILKDEGGLDLTGLQGSAPLFDWSRINLQNEIEVIKSRRMAQKVINNLDLEISYFRSGNLKISEIWKNEVPFLVKWSNEKDFKDMSGSYEVTFTSLTKFELNNPETNFRESFNPGDTIDVEDKRFVIDFNPNFDGDLKSIINSSFSFSKRSKESVAASLAGSLNINILGEGSEILDISISGQNPQKNEDVLNTLVSEFNEDGVSDKRLVAKRTEEFVIERLVFLVNELDTVESGLVDFKKVNDLITLETSAGEIINKSSQAELKRYEILTQIELTESFKEVILNQDEFELLPANIGIDNSNLNTFTESYNQKIIERQKLMMSSTENNPLIIEANRIMKRLRDNILNTIDGYIKNLNITLDNIQNREQIFNRNFGQLPEQEKQVRVIRRQQVIKEKLYLFLLQKREEAALSNAITAPVIKVVDFAYTPGSPISPKSRVILLAGGVIGFLIPFGILFLAFLLDTKLKSKDQIKFYLPNIPIVAEIPLRKKEENTIIESNERSAVAESFRILRTNLNYLNPKKSDHKNLPEGQVIMVTSTTKAEGKTFVSLNLANTLVFTSKKVLLIGCDLRNPQLHNYLDLNKNHIGVTNFLYDDSVGFEDLILKNRMKNSKLDIILSGQIPPNPAELLMSERFEEMINAAKAEYDYIVIDTAPTILVTDTALISKFANSTLYVTRAGLTDIRLMPHINEYHKDKKLINIGLIINGLPESGISAYKYGYTYGYAYGYGYAYGETPSKKKFWKFW; encoded by the coding sequence ATGTCTGAAAATATAAATTCAAATCAATCAACTTCAGTCCAAGAAGAACTAAAAAGTGAAGGGGACATCAAGCAAATCATATTCCAGTATTTAAAATATTGGCCTTGGTTTGTGGTGTCGGTATTTATTTGTTTGAGCGTTTCTTTTTTGTACTTAAGATACACAACTAGCATTTATAAAACGGCTATCCAAATTAAAATTTTAAAAGATGAAGGTGGCTTAGATTTAACAGGATTACAGGGTAGTGCACCACTTTTTGACTGGAGTAGAATAAACCTTCAGAACGAAATAGAAGTTATTAAGTCCAGAAGAATGGCCCAGAAAGTCATTAATAATTTGGACTTAGAAATTTCATACTTTAGGTCTGGAAACCTAAAAATATCAGAAATTTGGAAAAATGAAGTCCCTTTTTTGGTGAAATGGTCAAATGAAAAAGACTTCAAAGATATGTCTGGAAGTTATGAAGTGACGTTCACAAGTCTAACAAAATTTGAGCTCAATAATCCGGAAACTAATTTCAGAGAAAGCTTTAACCCAGGAGATACTATTGATGTCGAAGATAAAAGGTTCGTTATTGATTTTAATCCCAATTTTGATGGAGATCTCAAATCAATTATAAATTCTTCTTTTAGTTTCTCTAAAAGAAGTAAGGAAAGTGTAGCAGCTAGTTTGGCAGGAAGTCTCAATATTAATATACTAGGAGAAGGCAGTGAGATTCTGGATATTTCGATATCAGGTCAAAATCCACAAAAGAATGAAGATGTGCTTAATACTTTGGTTAGTGAATTTAACGAAGATGGTGTTTCAGACAAACGTTTGGTAGCTAAAAGGACTGAAGAGTTTGTTATTGAAAGACTTGTTTTTTTAGTAAATGAACTGGACACCGTAGAAAGTGGTTTGGTAGATTTTAAGAAAGTAAACGACTTAATAACCCTAGAAACTAGCGCAGGAGAAATTATTAATAAAAGCAGTCAGGCCGAGCTTAAACGTTACGAAATTCTAACCCAAATTGAGTTAACCGAAAGTTTTAAGGAAGTCATTCTTAATCAGGATGAATTTGAGTTGTTACCTGCGAATATTGGCATAGACAACTCAAACCTCAATACCTTTACAGAATCCTACAACCAAAAAATTATTGAACGGCAAAAACTTATGATGTCTTCAACAGAAAATAATCCTTTAATTATTGAAGCTAATCGCATAATGAAGCGTTTGCGAGACAACATCCTTAATACTATAGATGGGTATATCAAAAACTTGAATATTACTTTAGATAATATTCAAAATAGGGAGCAGATTTTTAATAGGAATTTTGGACAACTTCCGGAACAAGAAAAGCAGGTTAGGGTTATTCGACGCCAACAAGTTATTAAAGAAAAACTGTATTTATTTCTGCTTCAGAAAAGAGAAGAAGCTGCTTTGTCTAATGCTATTACTGCACCAGTGATTAAGGTTGTAGATTTTGCCTATACACCTGGTTCACCAATAAGCCCTAAATCAAGAGTGATTTTGCTAGCGGGCGGGGTTATTGGTTTTTTAATTCCTTTTGGTATTCTGTTTTTAGCATTCTTGCTGGATACCAAGTTAAAATCTAAAGATCAGATAAAATTTTATTTACCCAATATTCCTATTGTGGCAGAAATCCCACTGCGAAAAAAGGAAGAAAATACTATTATCGAATCTAACGAAAGAAGCGCTGTTGCGGAATCTTTCAGAATTTTAAGGACTAATTTAAACTACCTTAACCCTAAGAAAAGTGATCATAAAAACCTTCCCGAAGGTCAAGTGATTATGGTAACATCAACAACTAAAGCCGAGGGTAAAACTTTCGTTTCTTTAAATTTAGCTAATACTTTGGTCTTTACTAGTAAAAAAGTTTTGTTGATAGGATGTGACTTAAGAAATCCGCAACTACACAATTATTTAGACCTTAATAAAAATCATATTGGTGTCACAAATTTCTTGTATGATGATTCCGTAGGATTTGAGGATTTGATTTTAAAAAATCGAATGAAAAATTCCAAATTGGATATTATACTTTCTGGCCAAATTCCTCCAAACCCAGCTGAGTTACTTATGAGCGAGCGCTTCGAAGAAATGATTAATGCCGCAAAGGCTGAGTATGATTATATAGTTATAGATACTGCTCCAACTATTTTGGTAACCGATACAGCTTTAATTTCTAAATTTGCTAATTCTACATTATACGTAACAAGAGCAGGTCTTACTGATATTAGGTTGATGCCTCATATTAATGAATACCATAAAGATAAAAAATTAATAAACATTGGTCTTATAATAAATGGTTTACCTGAATCAGGAATTAGTGCTTATAAATATGGTTATACTTATGGTTATGCCTATGGTTATGGTTACGCTTATGGCGAAACGCCTTCAAAAAAGAAGTTTTGGAAATTCTGGTAG
- a CDS encoding polysaccharide biosynthesis/export family protein has translation MKKLIILFIPFLIIGCTTTKEIVYYQDIDNQDLEPVPDVYSHNKIQINDILNIEVAALNPESVAPYKFNTGGNNQQQIQNIEMLKLIGYMVNSDGKINFPQLGRIEAGGKNTQELELYLEELLKEFITNPTVRVRIINFKFTFEGEVNNPGTYETTEENITLQQAFGMAGGLGIRGKRENILIIRQLEGERVVKRIDMTKTDWMNTEYAYVKPNDIIYVEPNKPQIASAGFITNIGTVLSVVSILTTLTLLITR, from the coding sequence ATGAAAAAATTAATCATCCTTTTTATCCCTTTTTTAATCATAGGCTGTACTACGACTAAAGAAATTGTTTATTATCAAGATATTGATAATCAAGACTTAGAACCAGTTCCTGATGTCTATTCACATAATAAAATTCAGATTAATGATATTTTAAATATTGAAGTTGCCGCATTAAATCCTGAAAGTGTAGCGCCCTATAAATTTAACACTGGAGGAAATAATCAACAGCAAATCCAAAATATTGAAATGTTAAAATTGATAGGGTATATGGTAAATAGCGATGGTAAAATAAACTTCCCCCAACTGGGTAGAATTGAAGCAGGAGGAAAAAATACTCAAGAATTAGAATTATATCTAGAAGAATTGTTAAAAGAGTTTATTACAAATCCAACTGTTCGTGTAAGAATAATTAACTTTAAATTTACGTTTGAAGGAGAAGTAAATAATCCAGGAACTTACGAAACAACTGAAGAAAACATTACTTTACAACAGGCATTTGGTATGGCTGGCGGTCTTGGTATAAGAGGAAAACGTGAAAATATTTTAATTATAAGGCAGCTTGAAGGAGAACGAGTTGTAAAACGTATAGATATGACCAAAACTGATTGGATGAATACTGAGTATGCCTATGTAAAACCAAACGACATTATTTACGTGGAACCTAACAAGCCACAAATCGCTTCTGCTGGTTTCATAACTAATATTGGTACTGTACTTTCTGTGGTTTCAATTCTTACTACTCTAACCCTCTTAATTACTCGTTGA